From one Brachypodium distachyon strain Bd21 chromosome 4, Brachypodium_distachyon_v3.0, whole genome shotgun sequence genomic stretch:
- the LOC100829139 gene encoding uncharacterized protein LOC100829139 isoform X2: MSGQAGDELHGAQEGEESHAPVPDQVRVASETQLVQRTFENHHRSVVRIFVKGGKRNTLGTGFVVHHDGATCLVLTCYHTFQGFDQGHGDLQISVNFSGMADDVPAQVFRSTANRDLVLLRVLGDLPSCYPPVVFSDEMNVSGRDVVMIGFFGVDSASMLVEPGASRGRIMGEPVVKQAEPICEHIISNYTIESGTSGGPIFMEDEGQDIKIPDMLRLIASKAPRIERSAEVCSSSARSTGESTT; this comes from the exons ATGA GTGGCCAGGCTGGTGATGAGCTGCACGGCGCACAGGAGGGTGAGGAGAGCCATGCCCCAGTCCCAGATCAGGTGCGAGTGGCATCGGAAACACAACTAGTTCAGCGAACGTTCGAAAACCACCACCGTTCGGTAGTTCGGATATTCGTCAAAGGTGGAAAAAGGAACACACTGGGCACTGGCTTTGTTGTTCACCACGATGGAGCAACATGTTTAGTGTTGACCTGCTACCACACTTTTCAAGGATTTGATCAAGGGCACGGCGATCTTCAGATTTCGGTTAACTTCAGTGGTATGGCTGATGATGTTCCTGCTCAAGTGTTTCGTAGCACAGCGAATCGAGATCTAGTTCTGCTTCGGGTCCTTGGAGATCTGCCGAGCTGCTATCCCCCTGTGGTGTTCTCCGATGAGATGAATGTATCTGGGAGAGATGTTGTTATGATTGGATTCTTTGGCGTTGACAGTGCATCCATGCTCGTTGAGCCGGGCGCATCACGTGGCCGTATAAT GGGTGAACCTGTTGTCAAGCAAGCTGAACCCATCTGCGAACACATCATCTCCAATTACACGATAGAGTCTGGAACATCAGGAGGACCGATCTTCATGGAAGACGAG GGTCAAGACATCAAAATCCCGGACATGCTTCGATTGATTGCAAGTAAAGCCCCTAGGATCGAGAGATCGGCAGAAGTATGTTCGTCATCGGCGAGGAG TACTGGTGAGTCAACGACTTGA
- the LOC100829139 gene encoding uncharacterized protein LOC100829139 isoform X1, whose translation MSGQAGDELHGAQEGEESHAPVPDQVRVASETQLVQRTFENHHRSVVRIFVKGGKRNTLGTGFVVHHDGATCLVLTCYHTFQGFDQGHGDLQISVNFSGMADDVPAQVFRSTANRDLVLLRVLGDLPSCYPPVVFSDEMNVSGRDVVMIGFFGVDSASMLVEPGASRGRIMGEPVVKQAEPICEHIISNYTIESGTSGGPIFMEDEVVGVNAVVDIGKVAAISVRTVKSVLMSWIEGNNGQDIKIPDMLRLIASKAPRIERSAEVCSSSARSTGESTT comes from the exons ATGA GTGGCCAGGCTGGTGATGAGCTGCACGGCGCACAGGAGGGTGAGGAGAGCCATGCCCCAGTCCCAGATCAGGTGCGAGTGGCATCGGAAACACAACTAGTTCAGCGAACGTTCGAAAACCACCACCGTTCGGTAGTTCGGATATTCGTCAAAGGTGGAAAAAGGAACACACTGGGCACTGGCTTTGTTGTTCACCACGATGGAGCAACATGTTTAGTGTTGACCTGCTACCACACTTTTCAAGGATTTGATCAAGGGCACGGCGATCTTCAGATTTCGGTTAACTTCAGTGGTATGGCTGATGATGTTCCTGCTCAAGTGTTTCGTAGCACAGCGAATCGAGATCTAGTTCTGCTTCGGGTCCTTGGAGATCTGCCGAGCTGCTATCCCCCTGTGGTGTTCTCCGATGAGATGAATGTATCTGGGAGAGATGTTGTTATGATTGGATTCTTTGGCGTTGACAGTGCATCCATGCTCGTTGAGCCGGGCGCATCACGTGGCCGTATAAT GGGTGAACCTGTTGTCAAGCAAGCTGAACCCATCTGCGAACACATCATCTCCAATTACACGATAGAGTCTGGAACATCAGGAGGACCGATCTTCATGGAAGACGAGGTAGTTGGGGTCAATGCTGTAGTTGATATTGGGAAGGTCGCAGCTATCTCTGTGAGAACAGTAAAATCAGTGCTGATGAGCTGGATTGAGGGTAACAAC GGTCAAGACATCAAAATCCCGGACATGCTTCGATTGATTGCAAGTAAAGCCCCTAGGATCGAGAGATCGGCAGAAGTATGTTCGTCATCGGCGAGGAG TACTGGTGAGTCAACGACTTGA